The Fortiea contorta PCC 7126 genome has a segment encoding these proteins:
- a CDS encoding phosphomannose isomerase type II C-terminal cupin domain — MAQHQETTLTSTLPLPPTVTPRGVAATELRPWGSFTVLEEGRGYKIKRIEVKPGHRLSLQMHHHRSEHWIVVSGTARVVCGEKEVLLSNNQSTYVPQCTTHRLENPGVIPLVLIEVQNGEYLGEDDIVRYQDDYARAADKTC, encoded by the coding sequence ATGGCTCAACATCAAGAAACTACACTAACTAGCACTCTGCCCCTACCTCCTACCGTCACCCCCAGAGGCGTTGCTGCGACTGAGTTACGTCCTTGGGGTTCTTTCACAGTTTTGGAAGAAGGGCGTGGATACAAAATTAAGCGCATCGAAGTTAAACCCGGACATCGCCTCAGCTTACAAATGCACCATCACCGCAGCGAACACTGGATCGTAGTCTCTGGTACGGCTAGGGTGGTTTGTGGCGAAAAAGAGGTCTTGTTGAGCAACAATCAATCAACTTATGTACCCCAATGTACAACCCATCGTTTAGAGAATCCTGGTGTGATTCCCTTGGTGTTGATTGAAGTGCAAAATGGAGAATACTTAGGAGAAGATGATATTGTTCGCTACCAAGATGATTACGCACGTGCAGCAGATAAAACCTGTTAA
- a CDS encoding HesB/IscA family protein, with the protein MIHLSPAATSEIGRLKSKHPQNVLFRLAIKPGGCSGWIYEMSFDQSIQSSDRLFDLSGIQLVIDAESSIHINGLSVDYSEDLMGGAFRFDNPQAIATCGCGNSFAMNQGIREQGLGNRD; encoded by the coding sequence ATGATTCATTTGAGTCCAGCCGCTACCAGTGAAATTGGGCGATTGAAGTCAAAGCACCCACAAAATGTCTTGTTTCGATTGGCAATTAAGCCCGGCGGTTGTTCCGGGTGGATTTATGAAATGTCTTTTGACCAGAGTATACAGTCAAGCGATCGCCTTTTCGACTTGAGCGGTATTCAATTAGTCATCGATGCCGAAAGTTCCATTCACATCAACGGATTGTCAGTCGATTATTCTGAAGACCTAATGGGTGGCGCTTTTCGCTTCGATAACCCCCAAGCGATCGCCACCTGTGGCTGTGGTAATTCTTTTGCGATGAATCAAGGGATTAGGGAACAGGGATTAGGGAACAGGGATTAG